One window of Nonomuraea muscovyensis genomic DNA carries:
- a CDS encoding bestrophin-like domain, whose product MVAYTLAVAAAVGVVALTALVFRMAGKGSPDGRADGPSAGHAGSMLSALFLLVFAIAIIVPWTTADAARHNTYTESRSAVDAYWAAAGLPGTGPESVRAGLRDYVTFVADDEWEAMRDGRLHPVGTERLDALRTRVTTMEATETEALEARADVLEHLAALSGARALRAADAAATPPSGVLVLTVVTGLLVIVFPFLAGARPRGAALIPLLAMAALLGFGALLTWDISRVFDGPLAVGPDAFRGALEEFARISGGV is encoded by the coding sequence ATGGTGGCGTACACGCTTGCGGTCGCAGCGGCAGTGGGCGTGGTGGCGCTCACCGCGCTCGTGTTCAGGATGGCGGGCAAGGGCAGCCCCGACGGGCGGGCCGACGGTCCCTCCGCCGGTCACGCGGGCTCGATGCTGTCGGCCCTGTTCCTGCTGGTCTTCGCGATCGCGATCATCGTCCCGTGGACCACGGCCGACGCCGCCAGACACAACACCTACACCGAGAGCCGCTCGGCCGTCGACGCCTACTGGGCGGCCGCCGGGCTGCCCGGCACCGGGCCCGAGTCGGTGCGGGCCGGGCTGCGCGACTACGTCACGTTCGTGGCCGACGACGAGTGGGAGGCCATGCGGGACGGCCGGCTGCATCCGGTGGGCACCGAACGCCTCGACGCGCTGCGCACCCGGGTGACCACGATGGAGGCGACCGAGACCGAGGCGCTGGAGGCGCGGGCCGATGTCCTGGAGCACCTGGCCGCGCTGTCCGGGGCGCGGGCCCTGCGCGCCGCCGACGCCGCCGCCACCCCGCCGTCCGGCGTGCTGGTGCTCACCGTCGTCACGGGCCTGCTGGTGATCGTCTTCCCGTTCCTCGCGGGCGCCCGGCCGCGCGGCGCGGCCCTCATCCCGCTGCTGGCGATGGCGGCCCTGCTGGGCTTCGGCGCCTTGCTGACCTGGGACATCTCCCGCGTCTTCGACGGCCCCCTCGCCGTCGGGCCCGACGCCTTCCGGGGCGCGCTGGAGGAGTTCGCCCGGATCTCCGGGGGCGTGTGA
- a CDS encoding DUF6401 family natural product biosynthesis protein produces MLFEKDWAAAPLHWLMNTLGHAQLERMAAEPGLVAAVDQHAAELRETISLDRETLGDYLLGFADELRDRGWSFHGGHDAAAVRLTAICWLARELNLLDESPA; encoded by the coding sequence GTGTTGTTTGAGAAAGATTGGGCGGCTGCGCCCCTGCACTGGCTGATGAACACGCTCGGCCATGCCCAGCTCGAACGGATGGCCGCCGAGCCCGGCCTCGTGGCCGCCGTCGACCAGCACGCCGCCGAGCTGCGCGAGACCATCTCCCTCGACCGCGAGACGCTGGGCGACTACCTGCTGGGATTCGCCGACGAGCTGCGCGACCGGGGCTGGAGCTTCCACGGCGGCCACGACGCGGCCGCGGTGCGACTGACGGCGATCTGCTGGCTGGCCCGCGAACTCAACCTCCTGGACGAGTCCCCCGCCTGA